The segment ATTCTGGAGCTGGCTCAGGGTGGCGACGTCCTTGAATGGATCCAGCGCCACGGGGCCTGCTCTGAGCCCCTTGCTGGCAAGTGGTTCTCCCAGATGACCCTGGGCATCGCCTACCTGCACAGCAAAGGCATCGTGCACCGGTGAGGGTGCTGCCACCCAGATTGGGGCCTTTGGGCTCTCAAGGGGGTTTTATGCACATCTCCCATTTTCTGCCTTGTTTTTTCCTCCTGTAATGTCCCTCCTACTGATTCTTTTTTAGTCATCTGgtcaataacatttattaagttcccACTGTGAGCAGAGcactttatgaaataaaatggtgAGCTCCCAGGGGTCCTCAAGTaccatcttctctcctctttggGCTCTGCTCACAACTCCATGGCTTTCCTTCCTCTCTACCTTGTGTCCACATAATGGCATCTCTTTTCCACTATGCCTTGCCTCATCTCTAGCCTTTGACCCCTGGCCTTTCAGCTCTGGGTCTAATACTAAGCCCTCTCCCTGACCCCCAGCCTTTCTGCTGCTGGTAGGGACTTAAAGTTGGAGAACCTATTGCTGGACAAGCGGGAGAATGTGAAGATATCGGACTTTGGCTTCGCCAAGATGGTGCCTCCTAACCAGCCTTTGCATAGTAGCCCTTCTTACCGCCAAGTGAACTGCTTTACCCACCTTAGCCAGACCTACTGTGGCAGCTTTGCTTATGCCTGCCCGGAGATCTTGTTAGGCTTACCCTACAACCCTTTCCTGTCTGACACCTGGAGCATGGGTGTCATCCTTTACACTCTAGTGGTCGCCCATCTGCCCTTTGATGACACCAATCTCAAGAAGCTGCTGAAAGAGACTCAGAAGGAGGTCACTTTTCCACGTAACTACTCCATCTCCCAGGAGTGCAAGGTGCTTGCTCCCCCAGGAGGGCTGAGACCTCAGGGACGACCCACAGGGAGGGAACCCAATGTAGGCCTCCCAACCCTGGGGGAGGCTCTTCCCTACCAGAGCCATTGCACGCTATAGCCCCTGCCCTAAATAATGGGGAGGGCTTAAAGGGCCAACCACTGGGCTCCATACCTTAGATGTGAGTGGTAAGCAGATTTCAGCTTCTACCTCTTTAGGTCAGATGGGGATTATGCAAGAGATTCCCCCAAGGAACCcatccttccccacccctccagaGAGTTAAATACATGGCTTTTCAGGATAATATCAGGGCCACACCCCCTTCCATCAGAGTGGTGTGATGGGCTATCCTGCTTCTTTCTTAGGTCCCCTGCTCATTGCCTGTGTGGCACAATGAGAGGCTCAGCCAAgacctctctctcccctgccttaGAACCTGGTCCTCCAGATGCTACGCCAAGCCACCAAGCGTGCCACCATCCTGGACATCATCAAGGATCCCTGGGTACTGAAGTTCCAGCTTGAGCCACCCACTCATGAGATCAGGCTGCTTGAGGCCATGTGCCAGCCAGCCAGCACCACGAATCATCACCAATCCTCAGAAATCAATACCTAAAAGTGGCTGAGGAAGGGGGTTGAGAGAGGAGCAAAGCAGGAGGGTCTGGGGCTAAAAATTttttataccaaaaataaatctaattctgatttaatttcatGAGCTGGGGTCAAAAGACATTCTTTTCTCAGGGGAGCCTTAGCAGGGAATAAGATAAGAAGGAGGTGGATTTCTGCCCAGAGCCTGTAACAGTAATTTTGACACCTGCTAAATCCATGTCGTAATTCACAGTGTCGCTCATCTGTGGCCCTCGGGGGAACGGATGCTCAGATGAACACCTGCTTTAGGGAAGGTTCATTATtctagctaccgtgtttccctgaaaataagacctagccggaccgtcagctctaatgcgtcttttggagcaaaaattaatataagacccggtcttatttcactatactatactatactatactatactatactatactatactatactatactatactactgGGTTTTATGGTTACTCTGGTTATGGCTCTACCTCTGTCTATAGTATAAAGGCATGGCACTGTGTGCTTTTAGAAATGGGTATCAGGATGTGTGAAGTACCTTGGTTCCTTCGATACCTCCACATGCCACCTTAATCAccatggaaacaatccaagtgaACCATGGCCCATCACATTATTGCTCCTAGACACAGAAGGCAGGGTACAAACCAAGCCTATTAACTATGGGTTCTGGATAGAGGAAAGCTACTTGCCCCTTTATCTCTGTGTTCTACCTCCCTGTCCTTGAGAATTGGCTTTGCAAAAGGAAAATGGGTAGGAAGTCATGGGGCTGTGTTGGCAGAGGCTGACTGGAGGAAAGCGATGAGGGAAGACACAGAGACAACCCCACGTGGTTCTAAGATAAGTAATAGATGGCagttttctcaacctcagcacaaGGCAATTCGAGGACAAACCAACTTTAAAGATGAAACAGTATCTGCCTGGAACCTAGTGGGTAAGATATTGGAAATATCTTTGTTTTATGTTCCAATGCGCCTTCATTACTCCCATTATTATTCATTGCTTGAAACAAAGCTCCAAGGACCAGGGGGAGAGTTTCAGGTGTAGACAAGGCAGTATAAGTGCTAGGGTTCCATCTGTCCAATTTTATGGGGAACAAGGGCACTATAATTGCTATAAAAAAGAAGGGAGCCCAGGGGCTAATCCCGCACCAAGTCCTTCTTCAGAGTTGAGCCACGGATGGGAAGGCAACAGACCCTTTTTCTCAGGCAGGGTTACACCGCCACCCTCAGCAAGGCCTCCCCAAAAGCCTATGTTCCTTTAGCTCAGCACTTGGCACTTAAGGAAAAGAGGCCATTGAGGGCAGCGTCAGGAAGATAAGCCCAGACTCATCAGGATACCCACCCGCCAACTGCTTTAGTGCCTCATCGTCTTCATCCGCTTTGGGAGCTTTGGGGACAAGGAtacccagagaaagaaagatgtgtTAAGGCCTCAGCACCTGCTACAACATTCAGAACCTGCTGAATTCTCTCTCCTCAGCAAAGAACCTAAAGGTATGGCCCTTCTGCTTGCTGAGCTGCTGCTACACCCATAGTACCTTTGTGCAAATTGGAAAAAGCAGGGAGAGACCCTGCATTTGCAGCCCTAAACCAGGGTGCGCAGCTTGCTGAGTGGAGCACAGTCTGGATTTCAGTCCCCACTCCCCTCTAACCAGGTGCTCTTATGCAGTCAAACGCCTGTGCAACTGTGGCAGCAGCCCTCTCCGCCTGGTTCGTTTGAGGTGGGATGGATGAGGAAAACCTCTCCCCGTATCTATCCCATCCTCTCAAGTCCTTGAGACCGCAGAACAACCCTGGGTACTTGGCCCTGCCGGCAGCTGTGTAGAGGGTACACGAGCCACTTTGACTGGGGATTCTTCCTCCTTGTCGCCCACATGTGACAACTCCTGGGCCAGTTCCTCTTGCTCCAGCTCCTTTAGCTCCTCTGACAGCTCATCCTGGACAGCGGATGATCAGACTGGTCAAGATGAAGAAAGGAAACCTCTGCTTCCAAAAACATATCACTTTTGGAGTCTCCCCCCAAACCTGCCCCATGATTCTTTTGGGCATTGCTTTTGGCTGGTCCCATGTTTTCGCTAAGACTCCCTGACTCCTCACTCCCAATTACCTCATCCACGTCATCTCCAAAGCCCACAGGCCAAGAAATGGCATCAGAGATCTGCTGGGCCACCTCCTGTTGTTCTGTGATGTCAGCCAGCTGTTCATCTACCTTGTCAATGTCCCTGAGAAGATATATAGACAAAAAATCAGGCAACAACCTCCCTGATTTTCTCATCTCACATGAATGAAGGTCTTCTAGTCTGTGGCCTCAGACTGATAAATCCACGGCTACCAGGTAGAAGAGATGCCTGGAAAATTGTAATGAGCCCAGTCTGGGCTGAGACACGGCAAGAAGCCACATTGGGTGGGATAGATTATGTTCCCTTCCTTGAAGGATCTTTAAACATTAGGAGAATCATCTTTCCTTGCTAGAATGCTCCAACCAGCAACGAGATATTCTTGCAGGAAGCAAGGAGGCTGACAGAGGTCTAGCCACCATAGATTTACATTTATACCGTGAATTCACA is part of the Rhinolophus sinicus isolate RSC01 linkage group LG03, ASM3656204v1, whole genome shotgun sequence genome and harbors:
- the CHMP4A gene encoding charged multivesicular body protein 4a, with the translated sequence MVWLGQLSYRLVEEEKKRLEQQLAQTGETLFTLEFQHEAVENATSAEVLCTMELAVHGMRKAYQHMDIDKVDEQLADITEQQEVAQQISDAISWPVGFGDDVDEDELSEELKELEQEELAQELSHVGDKEEESPVKVARVPSTQLPAGPSTQGCSAVSRT
- the TSSK4 gene encoding testis-specific serine/threonine-protein kinase 4 isoform X1 codes for the protein MGKGDTQEAAPPTSTYRSIMEEYGYEVGKVIGNGSYGTVYEAYYTKQKVKVAIKIISKKKASEDYLNKFLPREIQVMKVLRHKCLINFYQAIETTSRVYIILELAQGGDVLEWIQRHGACSEPLAGKWFSQMTLGIAYLHSKGIVHRLSAAGRDLKLENLLLDKRENVKISDFGFAKMVPPNQPLHSSPSYRQVNCFTHLSQTYCGSFAYACPEILLGLPYNPFLSDTWSMGVILYTLVVAHLPFDDTNLKKLLKETQKEVTFPRNYSISQECKNLVLQMLRQATKRATILDIIKDPWVLKFQLEPPTHEIRLLEAMCQPASTTNHHQSSEINT
- the TSSK4 gene encoding testis-specific serine/threonine-protein kinase 4 isoform X2, encoding MGKGDTQEAAPPTSTYRSIMEEYGYEVGKVIGNGSYGTVYEAYYTKQKVKVAIKIISKKKASEDYLNKFLPREIQVMKVLRHKCLINFYQAIETTSRVYIILELAQGGDVLEWIQRHGACSEPLAGKWFSQMTLGIAYLHSKGIVHRLSAAGRDLKLENLLLDKRENVKISDFGFAKMVPPNQPLHSSPSYRQVNCFTHLSQTYCGSFAYACPEILLGLPYNPFLSDTWSMGVILYTLVVAHLPFDDTNLKKLLKETQKEVTFPRNYSISQECKVPCSLPVWHNERLSQDLSLPCLRTWSSRCYAKPPSVPPSWTSSRIPGY